From Pseudomonas fluorescens, one genomic window encodes:
- a CDS encoding type I secretion system permease/ATPase, which yields MPNQSNTRSELASVLVRLRHSFYLLGGFSGVINVMMLTPAVYMLQVYDRALVSRNVTTLAMLTVLVIGLFLLMSALEMIRTRMLIRVGNCMDMELNRRIFTAAFERNLSRAGGNPAQALQDLAQVRQFLTGNALFAFFDAPWTPIYLLVSYLIHPLLGLMTLIGSLILVALAWLTEKATQKPLAEANQAALSSATYANNNLRNAEVIEAMGMLPSISKRWYHSHLRILEMQTLASDRAALISSTGRFVRITLQSLILGAGALLAIEGKITPGMMIACSILTGRALGPVEQVIGSWKQLLGCRSAWGRLNQMLSDYPLRPPSMSLQRPMGMIAVENVYAGAPGTNNTIVRGVSFSLVPGESLGIIGPSASGKSTLARLLVGVWPAQAGKVRLDGADMFTWNKAELGPWLGYLPQDVELFEGTIADNIARFGEVDSDAVIRAAKATGVHDMILRFPQGYDTRLDTDGSPLSGGQKQRIALARALYGEPNLIVLDEPNANLDDVGEKALVDALAELKARGATVVMISHRPNVLCAVDKVLMLRDGAVQMLGTREEVFTALRKAAVMPAGAPTPLASVKARE from the coding sequence ATGCCCAATCAGTCGAACACCCGATCCGAACTCGCCAGCGTGTTGGTTCGCTTGCGCCACAGTTTCTATTTGCTGGGCGGTTTCAGCGGGGTGATCAACGTCATGATGTTGACGCCCGCCGTGTACATGCTGCAGGTCTACGATCGGGCCCTGGTCAGTCGCAATGTCACCACCCTGGCGATGCTGACGGTGCTGGTGATCGGTCTGTTCCTGCTGATGTCGGCACTGGAGATGATCCGCACGCGGATGCTGATTCGGGTCGGCAACTGCATGGACATGGAGCTCAACCGCCGCATCTTCACCGCCGCTTTCGAGCGCAACCTGAGTCGCGCCGGCGGCAACCCGGCCCAGGCCCTGCAGGATCTCGCGCAGGTCCGCCAGTTCCTCACCGGCAACGCGTTGTTTGCGTTCTTCGATGCGCCCTGGACACCGATCTACCTGTTGGTGTCGTACCTGATTCACCCGCTGCTCGGCCTGATGACGCTGATCGGTTCGCTGATCCTGGTGGCGCTGGCCTGGCTCACCGAAAAGGCCACGCAAAAACCCCTGGCCGAAGCCAACCAGGCGGCGCTGTCGTCCGCCACCTATGCCAACAACAACCTGCGCAACGCCGAGGTCATCGAGGCGATGGGCATGCTGCCGTCGATCAGCAAGCGCTGGTACCACAGCCATTTGCGCATTCTCGAAATGCAGACCCTGGCCTCCGACCGTGCGGCGCTGATCAGCAGCACCGGGCGCTTTGTGCGCATCACCTTGCAGTCGCTAATCCTCGGCGCCGGCGCGCTGCTGGCGATCGAAGGCAAAATCACCCCGGGGATGATGATCGCCTGCTCGATCCTCACCGGTCGTGCATTGGGGCCGGTGGAACAGGTGATCGGCTCGTGGAAGCAACTGCTCGGCTGCCGCTCGGCCTGGGGCCGGTTGAACCAGATGCTCAGCGACTATCCACTGCGCCCACCGAGCATGTCGCTGCAGCGGCCGATGGGCATGATTGCGGTGGAGAATGTCTATGCCGGCGCGCCCGGCACCAACAACACCATCGTGCGCGGGGTCAGCTTCAGCCTGGTGCCGGGCGAAAGCCTGGGGATTATCGGCCCATCGGCCTCGGGCAAATCTACCCTCGCCCGCCTGTTGGTAGGCGTGTGGCCGGCACAGGCGGGCAAGGTGCGTCTCGACGGCGCCGACATGTTCACCTGGAACAAAGCCGAACTTGGACCCTGGCTCGGTTACTTGCCGCAGGATGTGGAGCTGTTCGAGGGGACCATCGCCGACAACATCGCACGCTTCGGCGAAGTCGACAGCGACGCGGTGATTCGTGCCGCCAAGGCCACCGGCGTGCATGACATGATCCTGCGTTTCCCGCAGGGCTACGACACCCGCCTGGACACCGACGGCAGCCCGCTGTCCGGTGGCCAGAAACAGCGGATCGCCCTCGCCCGTGCACTCTACGGCGAACCCAATCTGATCGTTCTCGACGAGCCCAACGCCAACCTCGATGACGTTGGCGAAAAAGCCCTGGTCGATGCCCTGGCCGAACTCAAGGCCCGCGGTGCCACGGTAGTGATGATCTCCCACCGGCCCAACGTGCTCTGCGCGGTGGACAAGGTACTGATGCTGCGCGACGGCGCGGTGCAAATGCTTGGCACCCGCGAAGAAGTCTTTACCGCGCTGCGCAAAGCCGCAGTGATGCCCGCCGGGGCGCCGACACCATTGGCCTCGGTCAAGGCCAGGGAGTGA
- a CDS encoding HlyD family type I secretion periplasmic adaptor subunit — MSTSQHTEMILNQPKSLVDLDVGKPARWGKWLVLAGFGGFLLWSWLAPLDAGVVATGTVKVTSNRKAVQHLSGGTVEAILVREGDVVSKGQEVVRLDSLRAVAERGAVSAQYIVSKTVENRLEAERDDQAVINFDPDLLERFAGDRRLLSAMELQQRLLDTRRAGLAGEISILEENLAASAVQLKGLQQVYGARASQINFLNQELQGTRILAAEGYVPRNRLLELERNNAELSAGQAENLNNIARTRSQATEIKLRILQRQHDYLKEVESMLTDTAKENTTLTDRLRALDYEVTHTVIRSPIDGMVQSLSIATVGGIIQPGFKIMEIVPVNEPLQVDAMIPVQAIDKMVPGLPVDISFPAFNHAQTPNIPGRVKTVSADRLLDEESKQPFYLAQVEVTPDGMGLLGSNHIRPGMPASVTIKTGERNLLSYLLKPMLERVDSSFKEQ; from the coding sequence ATGTCCACCAGTCAACACACCGAGATGATCCTCAACCAGCCGAAAAGCCTGGTCGACCTCGACGTCGGCAAGCCCGCTCGATGGGGCAAGTGGCTGGTGCTCGCCGGCTTCGGCGGCTTCCTGCTGTGGTCATGGCTGGCGCCGCTGGATGCCGGCGTGGTCGCCACCGGTACGGTCAAGGTCACCAGTAATCGCAAGGCGGTGCAGCACCTGAGCGGCGGCACCGTCGAGGCGATCCTGGTGCGCGAAGGTGACGTGGTCAGCAAGGGCCAGGAGGTGGTGCGCCTCGACTCCCTGCGGGCGGTCGCCGAACGCGGAGCAGTCAGTGCCCAGTACATCGTCAGCAAGACCGTGGAGAATCGCCTCGAAGCCGAACGCGACGATCAGGCGGTGATCAACTTCGATCCCGATCTGCTGGAGCGCTTTGCCGGCGACCGCCGCCTGTTGTCCGCCATGGAGTTGCAACAGCGCCTGCTCGATACCCGGCGCGCCGGCCTGGCGGGCGAGATCAGCATCCTCGAGGAAAACCTCGCGGCCTCGGCGGTGCAACTCAAAGGCCTGCAGCAGGTGTACGGCGCCCGCGCCTCGCAGATCAATTTCCTCAACCAGGAACTGCAAGGCACGCGGATTCTTGCCGCCGAAGGTTACGTGCCACGTAACCGCCTGCTGGAACTGGAACGCAACAACGCCGAGTTGTCCGCAGGCCAGGCGGAGAACCTCAACAACATCGCCCGCACCCGCAGCCAGGCCACCGAAATCAAATTGCGCATCCTCCAGCGCCAGCACGACTACCTGAAGGAAGTCGAGTCGATGCTCACCGATACGGCCAAGGAAAACACCACCCTGACCGACCGCTTGCGTGCACTTGATTACGAAGTGACCCACACGGTGATTCGCTCGCCCATCGACGGCATGGTCCAGTCCCTGAGCATTGCCACGGTCGGCGGGATCATTCAGCCGGGCTTCAAGATCATGGAGATCGTGCCGGTCAACGAACCGCTGCAGGTCGACGCGATGATTCCGGTGCAGGCCATCGACAAGATGGTCCCGGGGCTGCCGGTGGATATTTCCTTCCCGGCCTTCAACCACGCACAGACGCCGAACATCCCCGGGCGGGTCAAGACCGTGTCCGCCGACCGCCTGCTCGATGAAGAGAGCAAGCAACCGTTCTACCTCGCCCAGGTGGAGGTGACTCCCGACGGCATGGGCCTGCTGGGCAGCAACCACATTCGCCCCGGCATGCCCGCCAGCGTCACCATCAAGACCGGTGAACGCAACCTGCTCAGCTACCTGCTCAAGCCGATGCTCGAACGCGTCGACAGTTCATTCAAGGAGCAATGA
- a CDS encoding TolC family outer membrane protein translates to MAPRCLIACLLGLSLPASAMDLKQAWDLLQYQGPVYRAAVHEKEAGAENRAIGLAGLLPQISASAYDNKVNGTQRQNGIDRDLDYDSKGANVRLRQPLFNKQKMSEYRQGKQRADYSVAVFDAKSQDAAVRLAESYFDVLLASETIALARAKLSAFDEQLASAKRRTELGAGTITDIDESAARRDLAEAELIEAQDNLINARRKLEEYIGETPESLTTLQPGFITPPLLPANLQEWLIKAQADSPLIHARRYSSDLADEEVKRAKSGHWPTLDFVAGYTAGDSQSISELNQRNRYGSIGLEVNIPLYSGGGVSALTRQASANSAKANDELDATRQEVISGTTREFNGVQSGAKRVRALEKAVESNERSLLSTRKGFKEGGTTTNSDVLNAEELLFVARHDLFEAKLRYLMSRLRLASSVGSLGDDDIDQINDYLGPELLVTN, encoded by the coding sequence ATGGCCCCTCGATGCCTGATTGCCTGCCTGCTGGGGCTGTCGCTGCCGGCCAGCGCCATGGACCTGAAGCAGGCCTGGGACCTGCTGCAGTACCAGGGCCCGGTGTACCGCGCCGCCGTGCATGAGAAAGAGGCCGGCGCGGAAAACCGCGCGATTGGTCTGGCCGGCCTGCTACCGCAGATCAGCGCTTCGGCCTACGACAACAAGGTCAACGGCACTCAGCGCCAGAACGGCATCGACCGCGACCTTGACTACGACTCCAAGGGCGCCAACGTGCGCCTGCGCCAACCGCTGTTCAACAAACAGAAAATGTCCGAGTACCGCCAGGGCAAGCAACGCGCCGACTACAGCGTCGCGGTGTTCGATGCCAAAAGCCAGGACGCCGCCGTGCGCCTGGCCGAGAGCTATTTCGACGTGCTGCTGGCCAGCGAAACCATTGCTCTGGCCAGGGCCAAGCTGAGTGCCTTCGATGAACAATTGGCCTCAGCCAAACGCCGCACCGAGCTGGGTGCCGGCACCATCACCGACATCGATGAGTCGGCGGCGCGACGTGACCTCGCCGAGGCCGAACTGATCGAAGCTCAGGACAACCTGATCAATGCGCGGCGCAAGCTGGAGGAGTACATCGGTGAAACCCCGGAATCGCTGACCACCCTGCAACCAGGCTTCATCACCCCGCCGCTGCTGCCAGCCAACCTGCAGGAGTGGCTGATCAAGGCCCAGGCCGACAGCCCGTTGATTCATGCGCGACGCTACAGCAGTGACCTGGCCGATGAGGAGGTCAAGCGTGCCAAGTCCGGGCACTGGCCGACCCTGGATTTCGTCGCCGGCTACACCGCGGGTGACAGTCAGTCGATCTCCGAACTCAATCAACGCAACCGCTACGGCTCGATTGGCCTGGAAGTGAACATCCCGCTGTACAGCGGCGGTGGGGTCAGCGCCCTGACGCGCCAGGCCAGCGCCAACAGCGCCAAGGCCAACGACGAGCTGGATGCCACGCGCCAGGAGGTCATCTCCGGCACCACCCGCGAGTTCAACGGGGTGCAGAGCGGGGCCAAGCGGGTGCGGGCGCTGGAGAAGGCCGTGGAGTCCAACGAACGGTCGTTGCTGTCGACCCGCAAGGGCTTCAAGGAAGGCGGCACCACCACCAACTCCGACGTGCTGAATGCCGAAGAATTGCTCTTCGTCGCCCGCCACGATCTGTTCGAGGCCAAGTTGCGCTACCTGATGTCACGCCTGCGCCTAGCGTCTTCGGTGGGCAGCCTGGGCGACGATGATATCGACCAGATCAACGATTACCTGGGGCCGGAATTGTTGGTGACCAATTGA